A section of the Paenibacillus yonginensis genome encodes:
- a CDS encoding MerR family transcriptional regulator, translating to MKIQELADKMGLTIHTIRYYEKEGLLDDRHVRRESNNYRNYSEEAVERLKLIKKFQSIGCSLAELKEVLRDHDANTQTNRQIIDWIHNKKKEIESKKEEYDQMLGTLNKMLEYRTLLMDDPIQAQEMLKSWHADSSKTP from the coding sequence ATGAAAATTCAGGAATTGGCGGACAAGATGGGATTAACGATCCATACGATCCGTTATTACGAAAAGGAAGGTTTGCTGGATGATCGGCATGTCCGGCGGGAAAGCAACAATTATCGTAATTATTCGGAAGAGGCTGTCGAGCGGTTAAAGCTCATTAAGAAGTTCCAGTCTATCGGCTGTTCGCTTGCTGAACTGAAGGAAGTTTTGAGGGATCACGACGCCAACACCCAAACGAACCGTCAGATTATTGATTGGATTCACAACAAGAAGAAGGAGATCGAGAGCAAAAAGGAAGAGTACGACCAAATGCTGGGCACCCTTAACAAAATGCTGGAATATCGGACTTTGCTTATGGACGATCCGATTCAAGCACAAGAGATGCTAAAGTCTTGGCATGCCGACTCATCCAAAACACCTTGA
- a CDS encoding helix-turn-helix domain-containing protein, whose translation MSCGFGNNHKLWDICQVISESFDVPYAFVDNHTDLIFKWPTSNDHPYFESAINQIKPKHLAVEIPRPVIVTLNHFETYIFLHLREDNRAFGTLIIGPSIPFRLREDQLTGLLNDYGINRNNLSYFSYYNSLTVISHQQLQSMGMLLYYMTYEKLITREMVETEKLMEEFEAEVENADAVVAKNREKEALHHDPAYDAELFQTIERGNKEELLSLFHRLPEGQLGTLSKSSFLRSKKNLAISAIAVGTRAAIRGGLNSEIAFTLSDLYIQKIEDVTQPENVDQLLEEALCTFADRVKQAIEHLYSKPISSCHNYIFSHLYEPISLDDLVHHVHLNPSYLSTLFKQEVGMTVGEYIQKAKIKEAKHLLDWTDYSITKISTLLNFTDQSHFTKVFKKLTGSTPKKYRLKSNKGSSV comes from the coding sequence ATGAGTTGCGGATTCGGGAATAACCATAAACTTTGGGATATTTGTCAGGTCATTTCAGAGTCTTTTGACGTTCCTTATGCCTTTGTGGATAACCATACGGATCTTATCTTTAAATGGCCAACAAGTAATGACCACCCGTACTTTGAGTCAGCGATAAACCAAATAAAGCCTAAGCATTTAGCTGTGGAAATTCCCCGGCCGGTTATAGTAACCCTAAATCATTTTGAAACTTATATTTTTTTACACTTAAGAGAAGACAACAGAGCTTTTGGTACCCTGATCATTGGACCCTCAATTCCCTTTAGACTGCGGGAAGACCAATTAACCGGGTTATTAAATGATTACGGGATCAATAGAAATAACTTGTCTTATTTTTCTTATTACAACTCCTTAACCGTTATTAGCCACCAACAGCTTCAGTCCATGGGGATGCTGTTATATTACATGACCTATGAAAAACTTATTACTCGAGAAATGGTGGAAACAGAGAAATTGATGGAAGAGTTTGAAGCAGAGGTAGAGAACGCCGATGCCGTAGTTGCAAAAAATCGGGAAAAAGAGGCTTTGCACCATGACCCGGCTTATGATGCCGAACTGTTTCAAACCATTGAGAGAGGAAATAAGGAGGAACTGCTGAGCTTGTTTCACAGGCTCCCAGAGGGCCAATTGGGGACATTATCCAAGAGCAGCTTTCTGCGCAGCAAAAAAAATCTGGCTATCTCTGCCATAGCTGTAGGAACAAGAGCCGCAATCCGCGGAGGGCTAAACTCTGAAATCGCCTTTACACTAAGCGATCTTTATATCCAGAAAATAGAAGACGTTACCCAACCCGAAAATGTGGACCAGCTTTTAGAAGAGGCCTTATGTACATTTGCTGACCGCGTCAAGCAGGCGATCGAACATCTCTACTCAAAACCCATCTCAAGTTGCCACAACTATATTTTCTCTCATTTATATGAGCCTATATCTCTTGATGATTTAGTCCATCATGTCCATCTTAATCCGAGCTATCTATCCACCTTGTTCAAACAAGAAGTCGGGATGACCGTAGGAGAGTACATTCAGAAAGCTAAAATTAAGGAAGCGAAACACCTGCTAGATTGGACAGACTATTCAATTACAAAAATCAGCACATTGCTCAATTTTACGGATCAGAGCCACTTTACCAAGGTTTTTAAGAAATTGACCGGCAGCACGCCAAAGAAATATCGTTTAAAGAGTAATAAGGGATCTTCTGTATAA
- a CDS encoding IS3 family transposase (programmed frameshift) — translation MPKQRRTFTAEFKRQMVQLYENGKSRAAIVEEYDLTASALDRWIIQAQTTGSFKEKDNRSSEETELMALRKENQRLKMEVDIFKASGADHGTKVAIIRNNLDKYSVSALCNVLQIARSTYYYEAKERPNEDGLSKAIVEIFYKNRKAYGTRKIKTKLQKQGLIVSRRRIGRIMREQGLVSTYTIAQFKPHKTACNEAATTNVLAREFDQAEIKRFVVSDLTYVKVGHRWHYICVLIDLFNREIIGHSAGPHKDAALVSRAFATVEGDLSQIQWFHTDRGSEFKNQKMDELLETFEISRSLSAKGCPYDNAVAEATYKVMKTEFIHQMEFQSLDHLQLELYDYVNWFNKHRIHGSLGYMTPVQYRQVALKKAV, via the exons ATGCCAAAACAACGACGTACCTTTACTGCAGAATTTAAGCGACAAATGGTACAGCTTTATGAGAATGGGAAGTCCAGGGCAGCGATTGTGGAGGAATACGACCTCACAGCTTCCGCTTTAGACCGTTGGATTATTCAGGCTCAGACAACGGGTTCCTTTAAGGAAAAGGATAATCGTTCATCAGAAGAAACCGAACTGATGGCGTTACGAAAAGAGAACCAACGTCTGAAGATGGAGGTAGATATTT TTAAAGCAAGCGGCGCTGATCATGGGACGAAAGTAGCTATCATTCGGAATAACCTGGATAAATACTCGGTATCAGCATTGTGTAACGTCCTGCAAATTGCAAGAAGTACGTACTATTATGAAGCCAAAGAACGACCGAATGAAGATGGGTTATCAAAGGCTATTGTGGAAATCTTCTATAAGAACCGAAAAGCCTACGGTACACGAAAGATCAAAACCAAGCTCCAGAAACAAGGACTCATCGTGTCTAGACGCCGTATTGGCCGAATCATGCGTGAGCAAGGCCTGGTCTCCACCTATACCATTGCCCAGTTTAAGCCCCACAAAACGGCCTGTAATGAGGCGGCAACGACGAATGTGTTAGCTCGTGAGTTTGACCAGGCTGAAATTAAGCGCTTCGTGGTCAGCGATCTAACGTATGTGAAGGTAGGGCACCGTTGGCACTACATTTGCGTCCTCATCGACCTGTTCAATCGAGAGATCATTGGCCATAGTGCAGGTCCACATAAGGACGCTGCTCTGGTTTCGCGCGCCTTTGCTACGGTAGAAGGTGACCTGAGCCAAATCCAGTGGTTTCATACGGACCGTGGAAGTGAGTTTAAAAACCAGAAGATGGACGAGCTTCTGGAAACCTTTGAGATCAGTCGATCGTTAAGCGCGAAGGGTTGTCCTTATGACAACGCTGTAGCGGAAGCAACCTACAAGGTCATGAAAACGGAGTTCATCCATCAGATGGAGTTCCAGAGCCTCGATCACCTGCAGTTGGAACTATACGACTATGTTAACTGGTTTAACAAGCATCGAATTCATGGATCATTGGGGTACATGACGCCTGTTCAGTACCGTCAAGTAGCCCTTAAAAAAGCTGTCTGA
- a CDS encoding GH39 family glycosyl hydrolase has product MQQQLRYVQEKCPFHFLRFHGIFDDDMMVYQEDSKGNPTFNFRYVNELFDFLLSIGLKPFVELGFMPSALASDQSKTVFYKPSYTSPPKSLDKWCKLMEGFIYNCFNRYGRREIESWRFEFWNEPEFSVFWSGTKEEYQEFYRATYETLKKISSRLQIGAPGRIITLESNEYGAEFFSYCQEHSCIPDFLPIHFYPHEELNLNLDNMNQMFITQTYENMLSNFTGISPNPDYLKTSLEQENGLSTLNQTAFLRAT; this is encoded by the coding sequence GTGCAGCAGCAGTTGCGTTATGTCCAGGAAAAGTGTCCCTTTCACTTTCTGCGTTTCCATGGGATTTTTGACGACGATATGATGGTTTATCAGGAGGATTCCAAAGGGAACCCTACGTTTAATTTTCGGTATGTCAATGAGCTGTTCGATTTCTTATTATCCATTGGTCTCAAACCCTTCGTTGAACTTGGATTTATGCCTTCAGCACTAGCAAGTGATCAAAGCAAAACTGTATTCTATAAACCCAGTTACACAAGTCCGCCTAAGTCCTTAGACAAATGGTGCAAATTAATGGAGGGGTTTATTTACAATTGCTTTAATCGCTATGGTAGAAGGGAAATTGAAAGCTGGCGTTTTGAGTTTTGGAATGAACCTGAATTTAGTGTGTTTTGGTCGGGGACTAAAGAGGAATATCAGGAATTTTATCGCGCGACTTATGAGACACTGAAAAAGATTTCGTCCAGACTCCAAATTGGGGCACCCGGTCGGATCATTACATTAGAGTCCAACGAATATGGGGCCGAATTTTTCTCATATTGTCAGGAGCATTCCTGTATCCCCGATTTCCTTCCTATTCATTTCTATCCGCATGAGGAATTAAATCTTAATTTGGATAACATGAATCAGATGTTTATTACCCAAACCTATGAGAATATGCTGAGTAATTTTACAGGTATTTCTCCTAATCCTGATTATTTAAAGACTTCGCTCGAACAGGAAAATGGATTGTCAACATTAAATCAGACAGCTTTTTTAAGGGCTACTTGA
- a CDS encoding IS3 family transposase (programmed frameshift), which yields MPKQRRTFTAEFKRQMVQLYENGKSRAAIVEEYDLTASALDRWIIQAQTTGSFKEKDNRSSEETELMALRKENQRLKMEVDIFKASGADHGTKVAIIRNNLDKYSVSALCNVLQIARSTYYYEAKERPNEDGLSKAIVEIFYKNRKAYGTRKIKTKLQEQGLIVSRRRIGRIMREQGLVSTYTIAQFKPHKTACNEAATTNVLAREFDQAEIKRFVVSDLTYVKVGHRWHYICVLIDLFNREIIGHSAGPHKDAALVSRAFATVEGDLSQIQWFHTDRGSEFKNQKMDELLETFEISRSLSAKGCPYDNAVAEATYKVMKTEFIHQMEFQSLDHLQLELYDYVNWFNKHRIHGSLGYMTPVQYRQVALKKAV from the exons ACCTCACAGCTTCCGCTTTAGACCGTTGGATTATTCAGGCTCAGACAACGGGTTCCTTTAAGGAAAAGGATAATCGTTCATCAGAAGAAACCGAACTGATGGCGTTACGAAAAGAGAACCAACGTCTGAAGATGGAGGTAGATATTT TTAAAGCAAGCGGCGCTGATCATGGGACGAAAGTAGCTATCATTCGGAATAACCTGGATAAATACTCGGTATCAGCATTGTGTAACGTCCTGCAAATTGCAAGAAGTACGTACTATTATGAAGCCAAAGAACGACCGAATGAAGATGGGTTATCAAAGGCTATTGTGGAAATCTTCTATAAGAACCGAAAAGCCTACGGTACACGAAAGATCAAAACCAAGCTCCAGGAACAAGGACTCATCGTGTCTAGACGCCGTATTGGCCGAATCATGCGTGAGCAAGGCCTGGTCTCCACCTATACCATTGCCCAGTTTAAGCCCCACAAAACGGCCTGTAATGAGGCGGCAACGACGAATGTGTTAGCTCGTGAGTTTGACCAGGCTGAAATTAAGCGCTTCGTGGTCAGCGATCTAACGTATGTGAAGGTAGGGCACCGTTGGCACTACATTTGCGTCCTCATCGACCTGTTCAATCGAGAGATCATTGGCCATAGTGCAGGTCCACATAAGGACGCTGCTCTGGTTTCGCGCGCCTTTGCTACGGTAGAAGGTGACCTGAGCCAAATCCAGTGGTTTCATACGGACCGTGGAAGTGAGTTTAAAAACCAGAAGATGGACGAGCTTCTGGAAACCTTTGAGATCAGTCGATCGTTAAGCGCGAAGGGTTGTCCTTATGACAACGCTGTAGCGGAAGCAACCTACAAGGTCATGAAAACGGAGTTCATCCATCAGATGGAGTTCCAGAGCCTCGATCACCTGCAGTTGGAACTATACGACTATGTTAACTGGTTTAACAAGCATCGAATTCATGGATCATTGGGGTACATGACGCCTGTTCAGTACCGTCAAGTAGCCCTTAAAAAAGCTGTCTGA